From the Purpureocillium takamizusanense chromosome 6, complete sequence genome, one window contains:
- a CDS encoding uncharacterized protein (COG:S~EggNog:ENOG503NVY9) — protein sequence MTSPFRHGSSGFPDSDSSSGTTGQTSRSRRASPYNPSAAPPRAGGSHTSNFYTHPSRTSLLSASGDLLLDTVPSLARPPSDDTAAMDEQASDGMANVWNAGGPLPSFSRAFDIFTGPRDADGSGNGAFVPSYLRGSTYMRLLEEQRKAQAQAAKDSRRSTDNGANVDSNGFVRPPLPAGTHRGMTHNVIERPPPFQEDETVPPLPSRWSKDDAGTGAEVQSNPLTVRYVGTKNHHEREYEAGGIRANHHMPPECGIYYFEVQIVYGKRDDTTISIGFSARNTALSRAVGWEPESWGYHGDDGRTYTGQNIGRNYGPTFSLGDVIGCGVNFRDHTAFFTKNGVKLGTAFTDVVRSKLYPTVSMKKTGEQVTANFGQCPFVYNIDDMIREQREKIQMDIAATDTSRLEPGMNGTDLIQTLVLQFLQHDGYVETARAFAEDIKAQKEALNLDPNVKVDGINIKDDEDANNRQRIRRAVLEGDIDRALKHTNAFYPQVLQDNEEVYFKLRCRKFIEMVRKAAQIRTGAGESKRSNGHGPASGSQDMDLDLNGNDGVSLVDNMDMDGSEQQMELMQLEQSMLEYGQALGAEYANDSRKEISNALSEIWSLVAYSNPLKEPQVSHLLDRKGRSLVAEELNSAILSSLGKSSRAALEKIYAQTSVLLDELRQDGGPGAFVSLQSVLEDITTFPQI from the exons ATGACAAGTCCGTTTCGGCATGGCTCATCTGGCTTTCCAGACTCGGACTCGTCCTCTGGAACCACCGGCCAGACGTCTCGCAGCCGACGTGCCTCCCCATACAACCCTTCGGCTGCTCCTCCGCGCGCCGGGGGAAGTCACACCTCCAACTTTTacacccatccatcccgcACCTCCCTCTTGAGCGCGAGCGgcgacctcctcctcgataCCGTCCCCAGCCTCGCACGACCGCCGTCCGACGATACTGCCGCTAtggacgagcaggccagcgacggcatggccaaTGTTTGGAACGCAGGAGGGCCTCTGCCGTCTTTTTCTCGCGCCTTTGATATATTCACCGGCCCACGAGACGCAGACGGCTCTGGAAATGGCGCGTTCGTTCCTTCATACCTTCGAGGCTCTACGTACATGCGGTTGTTAGAGGAGCAGCGCAAGGCCCAGGCACAAGCAGCAAAAGACTCAAGGAGGTCGACAGACAACGGCGCGAACGTTGATTCAAACGGCTTCGTTCGGCCGCCTCTACCTGCTGGCACACATCGGGGCATGACGCATAATGTCATCGAGCGCCCGCCACCCTTTCAGGAGGACGAGACGGTGCCGCCACTGCCAAGTCGGTGGAGCAAGGATGACGCCGGTACTGGCGCCGAGGTGCAGTCAAATCCACTCACAGTCCGCTACGTCGGTACCAAGAACCATCACGAGCGTGAATACGAGGCAGGAGGCATCCGCGCGAATCATCACATGCCTCCGGAGTGCGGCATATATTACTTTGAGGTGCAGATTGTGTATGGGAAGCGTGACGA CACCACTATCTCTATCGGATTCTCGGCCAGAAATACAGCGCTCTCCAGAGCAGTAGGTTGGGAGCCAGAATCATGGGGGTATCATGGAGATGACGGCCGGACGTACACTGGGCAGAATATCGGACGTAACTACGGACCAACTTTCAGTCTCGGTGACGTGATAGGCTGTGGTGTCAACTTCAGGGACCATACAGCCTTCTTCACCAAGAATGGAGTGAAACTTG GAACTGCTTTTACCGATGTGGTGCGAAGCAAATTGTACCCAACAGTCAGCATGAAGAAGACGGGAGAGCAAGTCACGGCAAACTTTGGCCAATGCCCATTCGTCTACAACATTGACGATATGATTCGG GAGCAACGAGAAAAGATACAGATGGATATCGCGGCAACGGATACTTCGCGGCTGGAGCCGGGGATGAACGGGACTGACCTAATCCAAACCTTGGTGCTGCAGTTTCTCCAGCATGATGGATATGTGGAGACCGCAAGAGCCTTTGCAGAGGACATCAAGGCACAGAAGGAGGCTCTGAATCTCGACCCTAACGTCAAGGTTGATGGCATCAACATCaaggatgatgaggatgccAACAACCGCCAGC GAATTCGTCGAGCTGTCTTGGAAGGGGACATTGACCGGGCTCTTAAGCACACGAACGCTTTCTATCCTCAGGTGCTGCAGGATAACGAGGAGGTGTATTTCAAGCTCCGCTGTCGCAAGTTCATCGAGATGGTTCGAAAAGCGGCCCAAATCCGgactggcgccggcgagtcCAAGAGAAGCAACGGCCACGGACCGGCGTCCGGGTCCCAGGACATGGACCTCGATCTTAACGGCAATGACGGCGTATCCCTAGTGGACAATATGGACATGGACGGGTCGGAGCAGCAGATGGAGCTCATGCAGTTGGAGCAAAGCATGCTGGAGTACGGACAGGCGCTCGGTGCCGAATACGCCAACGATTCACGCAAAGAAATATCCAACGCGCTGAGCGAGATCTGGTCCTTGGTTGCCTACTCAAACCCACTTAAGGAGCCGCAGGTGAGCCATTTGCTCGACCGTAAGGGGCGCTCTCTGGTTGCTGAAGAGCTCAACTCTGCCATCCTGT CCTCACTCGGCAAGTCATCGCGAGCAGCCCTAGAAAAGATATACGCTCAGACTAGCGTTCTGCTCGATGAGCTTCGACAAGACGGTGGCCCTGGCGCCTTCGTGTCTCTGCAATCGGTTCTCGAGGACATCACAACGTTCCCACAAATCTGA
- a CDS encoding uncharacterized protein (COG:M~EggNog:ENOG503P0CS), producing MTRHTESLPNLPVEIIHIVASFVDRERDLNALARTNRRMHQILNRRLYQRNDSNCNEIWQRCTQRLREITDSSVSREFAGLHRELETQICDKHVLLWAARYDRAEPLTAMQSMGFKINRFGMLQTAASGFRKIVTTLLDEPGRNIDSQDMYFISGEILSWKPVSAMHAAVESGRIASVRLLLDRGADVNLISEDHLRNTPLHRTISWHSTNMMSVLLARGADLLVKDAAGQTALHMAARRGCCSAVALLLDHGASLDVVDDENHTALDLAIISGGGECINLLLDHGALQYDQSRAAFFQAWNEGQLEAALTIWKYFPAIRFYRQDTNKHGHENNKDPDGDGDDENDDDDDDEVQPAIITVVRGNAKTEVLRDLLRLLLSEGVEIDERDEDGRTALHHACLQRRGALARFLVLKGANALVTDNGNVTPIQLAMENHAADHPRRVRALLSPLFTFIE from the exons ATGACTCGTCACACCGAGTCTCTCCCCAACCTCCCGGTGGAAATCATCCACATTGTGGCGTCGTTCGTGGATAGGGAGCGTGACCTCAACGCGTTGGCCCGCACGAATCGCCGGATGCACCAAATACTGAACCGACGGCTCTATCAGAGGAACGACAGCAACTGCAACGAAATTTGGCAGAGATGCACTCAGCGGCTTCGAGAGATTACCGACTCGAGTGTCTCCAGGGAGTTCGCTGGCCTTCATCGCGAGCTGGAGACTCAAATCTGCGACAAACATGTCCTGTTATGGGCCGCTCGCTACGATAGAGCAGAGCCGCTTACTGCTATGCAGTCCATGGGTTTCAAAATCAACAGGTTTGGCATGCTCCAGACGGCCGCCTCCGGCTTCAGGAAGATTGTGACAACGCTTCTAGATGAGCCAGGCCGCAACATCGACTCTCAGGACATGTATTTCATCTCGGGAGAAATCCTCTCGTGGAAGCCCGTTTCCGCGATGCATGCCGCGGTCGAATCAGGTCGGATTGCGAGTGTCAGACTGCTTCTCGACAGAGGAGCCGACGTTAACTTGATTTCTGAGGATCACCTTCGCAACACGCCCCTGCACAGAACTATATCGTGGCACTCCACAAATATGATGAGCGTGCTTCTCGCTCGCGGAGCTGACCTGCTCGTGAAAGATGCAGCTGGACAGACGGCACTTCATATGGCGGCAAgacgtggctgctgctccgccgtggcgttgctgctggaCCATGGCGCCAGCctggacgtcgtcgatgacgaaAACCATACGGCGCTTGATCTCGCAATCATctctggcggcggagaaTGCATCAACCTCCTGCTCGACCATGGAGCCCTGCAGTACGATCAGTCACGGGCTGCATTCTTCCAAGCTTGGAATGAGGGACAGCTCGAAGCCGCGCTTACGATCTGGAAATATTTTCCCGCTATCAGGTTTTATCGACAAGATACGAACAAGCACGGGCATGAAAACAATAAAGatcccgacggcgacggcgatgacgagaacgacgacgacgacgacgacgaggttcAACCTGCCATCATAACTGTCGTGAGAGGCAACGCCAAGACAGAGGTCCTCAGAGACCTGCTCCGGTTGCTTCTGAGCGAGGGCGTAGAAATTGATGAAAGGGACGAAGACGGGCGTACGGCTCTGCATCACGCCTGCCTGCAGCGTCGAGGCGCCCTTGCGAGGTTTCTGGTTCTGAAAGGGGCCAATGCGCTGGTGACGGATAACGGCAACGTCACGCCGATCCAGTTAGCCATGGAAAATCATGCAG CTGATCATCCCCGGCGAGTCAGAGCATTACTCTCGCCGCTCTTCACTTTCATTGAGTGA
- a CDS encoding uncharacterized protein (COG:S~EggNog:ENOG503P5M8), with protein MPPTGKSADTRRKSGGKPGLLVTLTVPSRRLQEIVDPDFIKEDTPSAKSPSAKSPSEPKDVKDSPSNSASLAAAPTANGENASDSNAATPAAEGTPAPSVMGPPTDGPKKRGTKRGAAGLIDGIPKPRGKPGPKKKPRLEDGTIDHSASRPSGAHKLGPKANQGAINAGLRALDRTGKPCRKWARGGFTLKSFTGVVWEVSRWTAPPKKAPESSNGESGAPSAADNSSSKENKENGQEGNSASNSNSGADAEMRSVHSINASSPAPIAVAAVS; from the exons ATGCCTCCAACCGGCAAGTCCGCAGATACCCGGCGCAAGTCGGGCGGCAAGCCCGGCCTGCTCGTGACCTTGACCGTGCCCTCGCGCCGGCTCCAAGAAATCGTGGACCCCGACTTCATCAAGGAAGACACGCCGTCCGCCAAGTCGCCGTCCGCCAAGTCGCCATCCGAGCCCAAGGACGTCAAGGACTCGCCTTCCAACTCGGCAAGCCTCGCTGCGGCGCCTACCGCCAACGGCGAAAATGCAAGCGATTCAAATGCGGCCACCCCTGCGGCTGAAGGCACTCCCGCGCCGTCCGTCATGGGGCCTCCCACTGACGGACCCAAGAAGAGAGGAACAAAGCGCGGTGCGGCAGGCCTGATCGACGGCATTCCTAAACCAAGGGGCAAGCCTGGTccgaagaagaagcctcGATT GGAGGATGGCACAATAGACCACTCGGCAAGCCGACCCTCTGGCGCTCACAAGCTAGGCCCCAAGGCGAACCAGGGCGCCATCAACGCCGGCCTTCGTGCGCTCGACAGAACCGGAAAGCCTTGCCGCAAGTGGGCGCGGGGAGGATTTACCCTCAAGAGCTTCACCGGCGTCGTCTGGGAGGTTTCCAGATGGACGGCTCCGCCCAAGAAGGCTCCGGAGTCGAGCAATGGCGAATCTGGTGCCCCTTCGGCGGCTGAcaatagcagcagcaaagaGAACAAAGAGAACGGCCAAGAAGGCAACAgcgccagcaacagcaacagcggcgccgacgctgagATGCGCAGCGTCCACAGCATCAACGCGTCGTCTCCCGCGCCcattgccgtcgcggccgtaTCTTAG
- a CDS encoding uncharacterized protein (COG:U~EggNog:ENOG503P1I9), whose amino-acid sequence MATAATATSTVPAPTSASASAPPPHAVPAPAASTSEQRRGLFAVPGPIRQLFKLFPLRVYPAEALPARAPDQIRERPRLYIFCERDKDGVTFSDYNPSCLKWNTFLRIAGVDVELVSSNNHASPSGALPFLLPASSDPRPDVPLTGSKIERYALDHGENVMHDTSSPRFDAYLSLLSQKIRPAWLYQVYVDPRNHHLLSRWYLPSNPILRASTLHTLRGAAISEILKTTRRPLIDEDQLFADARTAFQTLDRLLGQDKFFFGSETPGMFDAEVYAYTQPIINYSLVWGDNDRLLCYVGIGPLFAHRQRMQDWCWRRPGKH is encoded by the exons atggccacTGCTGCTACGGCTACTTCCACGGTCCCGGCcccgacgtcggcctcggcctcggcgcctccgcctcaTGCTGTTCCGGCGCCTGCAGCCTCGACCTCAGAGCAACGCCGTGGCCTGTTTGCGGTCCCAGGCCCCATCCGCCAGCTCTTCAAGCTCTTCCCCTTGCGCGTCTAccccgccgaggcgctgcccgcccgggcACCCGACCAGATCCGCGAGCGGCCGCGGTTATATATCTTTTGTGAGAgggacaaggacggcgtgACTTTTTCGGACTACAACCCGTCGTGTCTGAAGTGGAAT ACTTTTCTAcgcatcgccggcgtcgacgtcgagcttgTGTCATCAAATAATCATGCCTCTCCCTCGGGGGCGCTGCCGTTTCTCCTGCCGGCTTCGTCAGATCCGAGACCCGATGTGCCCTTGACGGGAAGCAAGATTGAACGCTATGCCTTGGACCACGGCGAGAACGTTATGCACGACACTTCGTCGCCTCGATTCGACGCATACCTCTCCCTTCTTTCTCAAAAGATCCGTCCGGCCTGG CTGTATCAAGTCTACGTTGATCCGCGCAACCATCACCTTCTATCACGCTGGTACCTTCCATCCAACCCCATTCTTCGTGCTTCGACCCTGCACACACTCCGCGGGGCAGCCATATCCGAGATTCTTAAAacgacgcgccggccgctcatcgacgaggaccAGCTGTTCGCCGACGCCAGAACGGCTTTTCAAACGTTGGACCGTCTGCTCGGCCAAGATAAGTTTTTCTTCGGCTCGGAAACACCGGGCATGTTTGACGCTGAGGTGTATGCCTACACGCAGCCCATTATTAACTACTCCTTGGTGTGGGGGGACAACGACAGGCTTTTGTGCTATGTAGGTATCGGCCCTTTGTTCGCGCACAGGCAGAGGATGCAGGATTGGTGTTGGAGGAGGCCCGGGAAACATTGA
- a CDS encoding uncharacterized protein (EggNog:ENOG503PYCE), which translates to MVLLTDLVNAAFALSSGVGDPASVEAPHGLARRDVKYLPRFANDVVQLHHTVKVAKNVVQARNTQAVQVPVSELEDILSKLQSLEKQVAALMPPGGGVPNEKKVAANGEECDVEHLLYYLGVNGTNSKRDEGRAANLLLHQPHLTIKMAKEVAAAHRITPIH; encoded by the exons ATGGTTTTGCTTACCGATCTCGTTAATGCCGCGTTTGCTCTATCCTCTGGTGTCGGTGATCCAGCGTCGGTTGAAGCGCCACATGGCCTCGCTAGGCGCGATGTAAAGTATCTTCCTCGTTTTGCCAATGATGTCGTGCAGCTCCATCATACAGTAAAGGTCGCCAAGAATGTCGTCCAGGCGCGGAACACGCAGGCAGTCCAAGTCCCAGTGTCCGAGTTGGAAGACATCCTCAGCAAGTTGCAAAGCCTTGAGAAACAGGTAGCCGCTTTGATGCCACCTGGTGGTGGCGTTCCCAACGAAAAGAAAGTGGCTGCCAACGGCGAAGAGTGTGATGTCGAGCACTTGTTGTACTATCTTGGGGTCAATGGCACCAACAGCAAGCGCGATGAG GGTCGGGCAGCGAACCTGCTTCTACATCAGCCTCACCTGACGATCAAGATGGCCAAGGAAGTCGCGGCAGCTCATCGAATAACGCCGATCCACTAG
- a CDS encoding uncharacterized protein (COG:M~EggNog:ENOG5039MBZ), whose amino-acid sequence MALLKLPQDVFESVADHLEHRDYVALTKTNRHLHQVFNRRLYWESDRQLRDAALAVADVHDPSGDMPVSREYAKAQDRHPLSWAAARGRKCTFLAAFSAGIDVCRAGFLQRAAAHGQNGIVKFLLRARPSLVDEQSDFFSHPTYHGLSTALHAAVVRNHPDVVETLLKRNADPNAVAEDSCFLDTPLHRAVAHGGQIVIVRMLLTYGASVSAVNVAWRTPLHRAAANCELDIALLLVDEGARIDVTDRQGSTPLNEALLYDSEDFIAALIDRGIPLSTACPPLVDALLRSSVRSAQVIMQRFPAGPLDHQLHLGHKVHALLLAASCLCYSPRCYEAIASVVIAILNRGVHVDLRDTQGRTPLHHAVLQSNGPLARLLISRGANLLATDMLKVTPFALALKRFREKGRRLEVTTTIGDIINCLDS is encoded by the exons ATGGCCCTCCTCAAGCTCCCGCAGGATGTCTTCGAGTCCGTGGCGGACCACCTTGAACACCGAGACTACGTCGCGCTGACCAAGACAAACCGCCACCTGCACCAGGTCTTCAACCGACGCCTGTACTGGGAGAGCGAccgccagctgcgcgacgccgccctcgccgtcgccgacgtccaCGACCCCTCCGGCGAcatgcccgtctcgcgcGAGTACGCAAAGGCCCAGGACCGCCACCCCTTGAGCTGGGCTGCGGCCCGCGGACGCAAGTGCACCTTTCTGGCCGCCTTCTCTGCGGGCATCGACGTCTGCCGCGCGGGCTtcctccagcgcgccgccgcccacgggcagAATGGCATCGTCAAGTTCCTCCTCCGCGCACGGccctcgctcgtcgacgaaCAGTCCGACTTCTTCTCGCACCCGACCTACCACGGGCTCAGCACGGCGCttcacgccgccgtcgttcgCAACCAccccgacgtcgtcgagacaCTCCTCAAGAGGAACGCCGACCCCAACGCCGTTGCCGAGGACTCGTGCTTCCTCGACACGCCCCTGcaccgcgccgtcgcgcacggcggccagatcgtcatcgtccgcaTGCTGCTGACCTACGGCGCGAGCGTCTCTGCCGTCAACGTGGCGTGGCGCACGCCCCTACACCGAGCGGCAGCCAACTGCGAGCTCGACATCGCGCTGCTTCTGGTCGATGAGGGGGCTCGCATCGACGTGACCGACCGACAGGGCAGCACGCCGCTCAACGAGGCGCTTCTGTACGACTCGGAGGacttcatcgccgccctcatcgaccGAGGCATCCCACTCTCGACGGCTTGCCCCCCGCTCGTGGACGCGCTCCTCCGCAGCAGCGTGCGCTCGGCGCAGGTTATCATGCAGCGCTtccccgccggcccgctcgACCACCAGCTGCACCTAGGCCACAAGGTacatgccctcctcctcgccgcgtcgtgccTGTGCTACTCACCCCGATGCTACGAGGCCATCGCCTCGGTGGTCATCGCCATCCTCAACCGTGGCGTCCATGTTGACCTCAGAGACACGCAGGGACGAACCCCCCTTCACCACGCCGTGCTGCAGAGCAACGGTCCCCTGGCCCGCCTGCTCATCAGCAGGGGCGCCAACCTGCTGGCCACTGACATGCTCAAGGTGACGCCGTTTGCGCTGGCGCTCAAGAGATTCCGAG AAAAGGGACGAAGACTAGaagtcaccaccaccatcggGGACATAATCAATTGTCTCGATTCCTGA